From one Streptomyces spiramyceticus genomic stretch:
- a CDS encoding shikimate kinase — translation MGVGKSTVGELLAERLGTAYRDTDADIVAAEGREISDIFVEEGEARFRELEREAVKAALAEHTGVLALGGGAVLDEGTRAALAGVRVVYLSISVGEAIKRVGLNTARPLLAVNPRQQWKQLMEARRHLYTEVATAVVDTDDRTPEEVAEAVLDALELKDV, via the coding sequence ATGGGGGTCGGCAAGTCCACTGTGGGCGAGCTGCTCGCCGAGCGGCTCGGTACGGCGTACCGCGACACCGACGCGGACATCGTCGCGGCCGAGGGCCGGGAGATCTCCGACATCTTCGTCGAGGAGGGCGAGGCGCGCTTCCGTGAGCTGGAGCGGGAGGCCGTGAAGGCGGCGCTCGCCGAGCACACGGGCGTGCTCGCGCTCGGCGGCGGCGCGGTCCTGGACGAGGGCACGCGTGCTGCGCTGGCCGGGGTGCGCGTCGTCTACCTCTCCATCAGCGTGGGCGAAGCGATCAAGCGCGTCGGGCTGAACACCGCACGCCCCCTGCTGGCCGTCAACCCGCGCCAGCAGTGGAAGCAGCTGATGGAAGCACGCCGTCACCTCTACACCGAGGTGGCCACCGCGGTCGTCGACACCGACGACCGCACCCCCGAAGAGGTCGCAGAGGCGGTCCTCGACGCACTGGAGCTGAAGGACGTATGA
- the aroB gene encoding 3-dehydroquinate synthase, with translation MTEQAPTRIQVGGSEGAEPYEVLVGRQLLGELPGLIGERAQRVAVLHPEALAGTGEAIREDLASQGYEAIAIQLPNAEESKTVEVAAYCWKALGQTNFTRTDVIVGVGGGATTDVAGFVAATWLRGVRWIAVPTTVLGMVDAAVGGKTGINTAEGKNLVGAFHPPAGVLCDLAALDSLPVNDYISGLAEIIKAGFIADPVILDLIEEDPVAARTPEGPRTAELIERAIRVKADVVSSDLKESGLREILNYGHTLAHAIEKNERYNWRHGAAVSIGMVFAAELGRLAGRLDDATADRHRAVLESVGLPLTYRGDQWPKLLETMKVDKKSRGNLLRFIVLDGLAKPTVLEGPDPAVLLAAYGEVSK, from the coding sequence ATGACCGAGCAGGCACCCACCCGTATCCAGGTCGGCGGCAGCGAGGGCGCTGAGCCGTACGAGGTGCTGGTCGGCCGGCAGCTCCTCGGCGAGCTCCCCGGGCTGATCGGCGAGCGGGCCCAGCGCGTGGCCGTCCTGCACCCCGAGGCACTCGCCGGCACGGGTGAGGCGATCCGCGAGGACCTCGCGAGCCAGGGTTACGAAGCCATCGCCATCCAGCTGCCCAACGCCGAGGAGTCCAAGACCGTCGAGGTCGCGGCGTACTGCTGGAAGGCGCTCGGCCAGACCAACTTCACGCGCACCGACGTGATCGTGGGCGTCGGCGGCGGAGCCACCACCGATGTGGCCGGGTTCGTCGCGGCCACCTGGCTGCGCGGGGTGCGCTGGATCGCCGTACCCACGACCGTGCTCGGCATGGTCGACGCGGCGGTCGGCGGCAAGACCGGCATCAACACCGCCGAGGGCAAGAACCTCGTCGGCGCCTTCCACCCGCCCGCCGGTGTCCTCTGCGACCTGGCGGCGCTGGACTCGCTGCCGGTCAACGACTACATCAGCGGCCTCGCCGAGATCATCAAGGCGGGCTTCATCGCCGACCCGGTGATCCTCGACCTGATCGAGGAGGACCCGGTGGCGGCCCGTACGCCCGAGGGGCCGCGCACCGCCGAGCTGATCGAGCGCGCCATCCGGGTCAAGGCCGACGTCGTGTCGAGCGACCTGAAGGAATCGGGTCTGCGCGAGATCCTCAATTACGGTCATACGCTCGCGCACGCCATCGAGAAGAACGAGCGCTACAACTGGCGCCACGGCGCGGCCGTTTCCATCGGCATGGTGTTCGCCGCCGAGCTCGGCCGTCTGGCGGGCCGGCTTGACGACGCGACAGCCGACCGGCACCGAGCCGTGCTTGAGTCCGTCGGGCTGCCGCTCACCTACCGCGGCGACCAGTGGCCCAAGCTGCTGGAGACCATGAAGGTCGACAAGAAGTCCCGCGGCAACCTGCTGCGCTTCATCGTCCTCGACGGCCTCGCCAAGCCGACCGTGCTGGAAGGACCCGACCCGGCGGTGCTGTTGGCCGCGTACGGCGAGGTGTCCAAGTGA
- a CDS encoding DUF948 domain-containing protein, producing the protein MSGGEVAGILVAVFWAILVSFLAVVLVRLAQTLKATTKLVADVTEQAVPLLADASATVRSAQTQLDRVDAIASDVQEVTSNASALSTTVASTFGGPLVKVAAFGYGVRRAIGRSKDTPAEPSRRTVIVGRTVPSPRRRKRKG; encoded by the coding sequence GTGTCCGGTGGAGAGGTGGCCGGCATCCTGGTGGCCGTCTTCTGGGCGATCCTGGTCTCCTTTCTCGCCGTGGTGCTGGTGAGGCTGGCTCAGACGCTCAAGGCAACGACCAAGCTCGTGGCGGACGTGACCGAACAGGCCGTCCCGCTGCTGGCCGACGCCTCCGCGACCGTGCGCTCCGCGCAGACCCAGCTCGACCGGGTCGACGCCATCGCTTCCGACGTCCAGGAAGTCACCTCCAACGCGTCCGCGCTCTCCACGACCGTCGCGTCGACCTTCGGCGGCCCGCTCGTCAAGGTCGCGGCCTTCGGATACGGCGTCCGCCGGGCGATCGGCCGCAGCAAGGACACCCCGGCGGAACCGTCCCGTCGCACTGTGATCGTCGGCCGGACCGTACCGTCCCCCCGGCGCAGGAAGCGGAAGGGCTGA
- a CDS encoding DUF6167 family protein, which translates to MFRRTFWFTAGAAAGVWATTKVNRKLKQLTPESLAAQAADKAVEAGHRLKDFALDVRAGMVQREAELSEALGLEAHNDPELPVQRRIAALDYTQHSYNRNEDH; encoded by the coding sequence ATGTTCCGCCGTACGTTCTGGTTCACCGCAGGCGCCGCAGCCGGTGTGTGGGCCACCACCAAGGTCAACCGCAAGCTCAAGCAGCTGACGCCCGAGAGCCTCGCCGCGCAGGCTGCCGACAAGGCGGTCGAAGCAGGCCACCGGCTCAAGGACTTCGCGCTCGACGTCAGGGCGGGGATGGTGCAGCGCGAGGCCGAACTCAGCGAGGCCCTCGGCCTCGAAGCGCACAACGACCCCGAGCTTCCCGTGCAGCGACGCATCGCCGCACTCGATTACACACAGCATTCGTACAACCGGAATGAGGACCACTGA
- the ruvX gene encoding Holliday junction resolvase RuvX, translated as MRRGRRLAIDVGDARIGVASCDPDGVLATPVETVPGRDVPAAHRRLKQLVEEYEPIEVVVGLPRSLSGGEGPAAAKVRVFAQELARGIAPTPVRLVDERMTTVTASQGLRASGVKSKKGRSVIDQAAAIVILQNALEAERVSGIPPGEGVEVVV; from the coding sequence ATGCGACGCGGCCGTCGCCTCGCGATCGACGTCGGGGACGCCCGGATAGGGGTCGCCTCGTGCGACCCCGACGGGGTCCTCGCCACGCCGGTGGAGACCGTGCCGGGACGTGACGTCCCGGCCGCCCACCGGCGGCTGAAGCAGCTCGTCGAGGAGTACGAACCGATCGAGGTCGTGGTCGGCCTCCCTCGCTCCCTCAGTGGGGGCGAGGGGCCGGCGGCGGCCAAGGTCCGGGTCTTCGCCCAGGAGCTCGCTCGCGGCATCGCACCCACTCCGGTGCGACTTGTCGACGAGAGGATGACCACAGTGACGGCCAGTCAGGGGCTGCGCGCTTCGGGCGTGAAGTCCAAGAAGGGCCGGTCTGTGATCGACCAAGCGGCCGCAATTGTCATTCTTCAGAACGCTTTGGAGGCCGAACGGGTCTCAGGCATTCCCCCGGGCGAGGGCGTCGAAGTGGTTGTCTGA
- a CDS encoding AAA family ATPase produces MQASGAASHPAYGAPHSDGPPAPQGPPQAPGAAHGAPHPGGHPAPPQAPQAPQAPHVPHAPQATHGSGTGLGGGAQGHAQGSGWGGAASQHVQGAPPRDTTGHIQLPPGGPVALPAPPPAAAPTDTGSTTLAVLLIGPAGAGKTTVAKYWAQHRRVPTAHISLDDVREWICSGFADPQSGWNDQSEAQYRLARRTCGFSARNFLANGISCIVDDAVFPDRPVVGLGGWKRHVGPGLLPVVILPGLEIVLERNAQRSGNRRLSDEEVARIHGRMAGWYGSGLPIIDNSQYDVPTTARVLDEVLARSIASPPAW; encoded by the coding sequence CTGCAGGCCTCCGGCGCCGCCTCGCATCCCGCTTACGGTGCCCCACACTCTGACGGGCCACCTGCGCCCCAGGGCCCCCCGCAGGCCCCAGGAGCCGCCCACGGCGCCCCGCACCCCGGTGGCCACCCCGCGCCTCCGCAGGCACCACAAGCACCCCAGGCACCCCACGTACCGCACGCCCCACAGGCCACCCACGGCTCTGGGACGGGCCTTGGTGGCGGCGCGCAAGGGCATGCCCAAGGTTCCGGCTGGGGCGGGGCCGCTTCGCAGCATGTTCAGGGGGCGCCGCCCCGGGACACCACCGGGCACATCCAGCTGCCTCCCGGCGGGCCCGTTGCGCTTCCGGCGCCACCGCCGGCCGCCGCGCCGACCGACACCGGCAGTACGACGCTGGCCGTGCTGCTCATCGGGCCGGCGGGCGCGGGCAAAACGACCGTCGCCAAGTACTGGGCACAGCACCGCCGGGTGCCGACCGCGCACATCAGCCTCGACGACGTACGCGAATGGATCTGCTCCGGGTTCGCCGACCCCCAGTCCGGCTGGAACGACCAGTCCGAGGCCCAGTACCGGCTCGCCCGCCGCACCTGCGGCTTCTCCGCCCGTAACTTCCTCGCCAACGGCATATCGTGCATCGTCGACGACGCCGTCTTCCCGGACCGTCCCGTCGTCGGGCTCGGCGGCTGGAAGCGTCACGTCGGTCCCGGGCTGCTGCCCGTCGTCATCCTCCCCGGCCTGGAGATCGTGCTGGAGCGCAATGCCCAGCGCAGCGGGAACCGCCGCCTGTCGGACGAGGAGGTCGCCCGTATCCACGGCCGGATGGCCGGCTGGTACGGCTCGGGGCTGCCGATCATCGACAACTCGCAGTACGACGTGCCGACCACGGCCCGCGTCCTGGACGAGGTGCTGGCACGCTCCATCGCGAGCCCGCCGGCCTGGTAG
- a CDS encoding shikimate dehydrogenase, with amino-acid sequence MKAREVTEARRAAVLGSPIAHSLSPVLHRAAYEELGLTNWSYDRFEVDEAALPRFFEKIDASWAGLSLTMPLKRAVIPLLDEISDTAASVEAVNTVVFTEDGRRIGDNTDIPGMIAALRERGVEKVASAAVLGAGATASSALAALSRLCTGPVTAYVRTAARGNEMRQWGERLGVDVRIADWAEAERAFDAPLVIATTPAGTTDSLAEAVPERPGTLFDVLYEPWPTALAAAWSAHGGSVVGGLDLLVHQAVLQVEQMTGCAAAPLAVMRGAGEQALAAR; translated from the coding sequence ATGAAAGCCAGGGAAGTGACTGAGGCACGCCGGGCAGCCGTACTCGGGTCGCCCATCGCCCACTCGCTCTCACCTGTCCTGCACCGCGCCGCGTACGAGGAACTGGGCCTGACCAACTGGTCGTACGACCGCTTCGAGGTGGACGAGGCCGCCCTGCCCCGCTTCTTCGAGAAGATCGACGCGTCCTGGGCCGGCCTCTCGCTGACCATGCCGCTCAAGCGCGCCGTCATCCCGCTGCTCGACGAGATCAGCGATACGGCGGCTTCCGTCGAGGCGGTGAACACGGTCGTCTTCACCGAGGACGGCCGGCGCATCGGCGACAACACCGACATCCCCGGCATGATCGCCGCCCTGCGCGAGCGCGGCGTCGAGAAGGTCGCCTCCGCCGCCGTCCTCGGCGCCGGTGCCACCGCCTCGTCGGCGCTCGCCGCGCTCTCCCGCCTCTGTACGGGCCCGGTCACCGCGTACGTACGCACTGCGGCCCGCGGCAACGAGATGCGGCAGTGGGGCGAGCGGCTCGGGGTCGACGTGCGCATCGCCGACTGGGCGGAGGCGGAGCGGGCGTTCGACGCACCGCTCGTCATCGCCACCACCCCCGCCGGCACCACCGATTCCCTCGCCGAGGCGGTGCCCGAGCGGCCCGGCACGCTCTTCGACGTGCTGTACGAGCCGTGGCCCACCGCACTCGCCGCCGCCTGGTCGGCGCACGGCGGCTCGGTCGTCGGCGGGCTCGACCTGCTCGTGCACCAGGCGGTGCTCCAGGTGGAGCAGATGACGGGCTGCGCCGCCGCGCCGCTCGCCGTTATGAGGGGGGCCGGGGAGCAGGCGCTGGCCGCCCGATAG
- the aroC gene encoding chorismate synthase, which yields MSRLRWLTAGESHGPALVATLEGLPSGVPITTEMVADALARRRLGYGRGARMKFEKDEVTFLGGVRHGLTMGGPVAIMVGNTEWPKWEQVMSADPVDPDELAKLARNAPLTRPRPGHADLAGMQKYALDEARPVLERASARETAARVALGTVARSYLKQTTGVEIVSHVVELAAAKAPYGVLPVPADEARLDEDPVRCLDADASKAMVAEIDQAHKDGDTLGGVVEVLAYNVPVGLGSFVHWDRRLDARLAAALMGIQAIKGVEVGDGFDLARVPGSKAHDEIVPTEDGVRRTTGRAGGTEGGMSTGELLRVRAAMKPIATVPRALATIDVVTGEVAAAHHQRSDVCAVPAAGIVAEAMVALVLADAVAEKFGGDSVGETRRNVQSYLDNLVVR from the coding sequence TTGAGCAGGTTGCGTTGGCTGACGGCGGGGGAGTCCCACGGACCCGCACTCGTCGCGACGCTGGAGGGTCTTCCCTCCGGCGTCCCCATCACCACGGAGATGGTGGCGGACGCGCTCGCCCGGCGGCGGCTCGGCTACGGGCGCGGTGCGCGCATGAAGTTCGAGAAGGACGAGGTCACCTTCCTCGGCGGCGTACGCCACGGTCTGACCATGGGCGGCCCCGTCGCGATCATGGTGGGCAACACGGAGTGGCCCAAGTGGGAGCAGGTCATGTCGGCCGACCCGGTCGACCCCGACGAGCTCGCCAAGCTGGCCCGTAACGCCCCGCTGACCCGTCCGCGCCCCGGCCACGCCGACCTCGCGGGCATGCAGAAGTACGCGCTGGACGAGGCGCGGCCGGTGTTGGAGCGGGCGAGCGCGCGGGAGACCGCAGCGAGGGTCGCGCTGGGCACGGTGGCCCGTTCGTACCTGAAGCAGACCACCGGTGTCGAGATCGTGTCGCACGTCGTGGAGCTGGCCGCCGCCAAGGCGCCGTACGGCGTGCTGCCCGTGCCCGCCGACGAGGCGCGGCTGGACGAGGACCCGGTGCGCTGCCTGGACGCGGACGCGTCGAAGGCGATGGTCGCGGAGATCGACCAGGCCCACAAGGACGGCGACACTCTCGGTGGCGTCGTCGAGGTGCTGGCGTACAACGTGCCCGTCGGGCTGGGGTCGTTCGTGCACTGGGACCGCAGGCTCGATGCCCGGCTGGCCGCCGCCCTCATGGGCATCCAGGCCATCAAGGGCGTCGAGGTCGGCGACGGCTTCGACCTGGCCAGGGTGCCGGGTTCCAAGGCGCACGACGAGATCGTCCCGACCGAGGACGGCGTACGCCGCACCACTGGGCGGGCCGGCGGCACCGAGGGCGGCATGTCCACCGGTGAACTGCTGCGCGTACGGGCGGCGATGAAGCCCATCGCGACCGTGCCGCGAGCGCTCGCCACCATCGACGTCGTCACCGGCGAGGTCGCCGCCGCGCACCACCAGCGCTCCGACGTGTGCGCCGTGCCCGCCGCCGGGATCGTGGCCGAGGCGATGGTCGCGCTGGTCCTCGCGGACGCGGTCGCAGAGAAGTTCGGCGGCGACAGCGTGGGTGAGACCCGGCGCAACGTGCAGTCCTACCTCGACAACCTGGTCGTACGGTGA
- the alaS gene encoding alanine--tRNA ligase, giving the protein MESAEIRRRWLRFFEERGHNVVPSASLIADDPTLLLVPAGMVPFKPYFLGEVKPPAPRVTSVQKCVRTPDIEEVGKTTRHGTFFQMCGNFSFGDYFKEGAIKYAWELLTSSVADGGFGLDPERLWITVYKEDDEAEQIWRDVIGVPAERIQRLGMGPNFWSMGVPGPCGPCSEINYDRGPEFGEEGGPAVNDERYVEIWNLVFMQYERGAGEGKEDFPILGDLPSKNIDTGLGLERLAMILQGVQNMYETDTLRVVMDKATELTGVRYGADHASDVSLRVVADHIRTSVMLIGDGVTPGNEGRGYVLRRIMRRAIRNMRLMGATQPVVAELADVVITTMGEQYPELLTDRKRIETVAVSEEAAFLKALKGGTNILDTAVTETKAAGGKVLAGDKAFLLHDTWGFPIDLTLEMAAEQGLSVDEDGFRRLMKEQRDRAKADAKAKKTGHADVSAYRLVADQSGTTEFTGYTSTEGESTVVGLLVDGVPSPAATEGDDVEIVLDRTPFYAEGGGQLADTGRIKLHSGAVVEVRDVQQPVPGVSVHKGTVQVGEVTLGASAYAVIDQKRRRAIARAHSATHLTHQALRDALGPTAAQAGSENSPGRFRFDFGSPNAVPGTVLTDVEHKINDVLARELDVQAEVMSIDEAKKQGAIAEFGEKYGERVRVVTIGDFSKELCGGTHVHNTAQLGLVKLLGESSIGSGVRRIEALVGVDAYNFLAREHTVVAQLQELVKGRSEELPEKISGMLAKLKDAEKEIEKFRAEKVLQAAAGLASGAQDVRGVALVTGQVPDGTSADDLRRLVLDVRGRLNQLAGAGDRPAVVALFTTANGRPLTVIATNEAARERGLKAGELVRTAAKTLGGGGGGKPDVAQGGGQNPDAIGDAVAAVERAVGEIA; this is encoded by the coding sequence ATGGAGTCGGCTGAAATCCGCCGCCGCTGGCTGCGCTTCTTCGAGGAGCGCGGACACAACGTCGTGCCTTCGGCGTCGCTCATCGCGGACGACCCGACCCTGCTGCTGGTCCCCGCGGGCATGGTGCCCTTCAAGCCGTACTTCCTCGGCGAGGTCAAGCCGCCCGCCCCGCGCGTCACCAGCGTGCAGAAGTGCGTGCGTACGCCGGACATCGAAGAGGTCGGCAAGACCACGCGCCACGGCACCTTCTTCCAGATGTGCGGCAACTTCTCGTTCGGCGACTACTTCAAGGAAGGCGCCATCAAGTACGCGTGGGAGCTGCTGACCAGCTCCGTCGCGGACGGTGGCTTCGGCCTCGACCCCGAGCGCCTGTGGATCACGGTCTACAAGGAGGACGACGAGGCCGAGCAGATCTGGCGCGACGTCATCGGTGTGCCCGCCGAGCGCATCCAGCGGCTGGGCATGGGACCGAACTTCTGGTCGATGGGTGTCCCCGGACCCTGCGGCCCCTGCTCGGAGATCAACTACGACCGTGGCCCCGAGTTCGGCGAAGAGGGCGGCCCGGCCGTCAACGACGAGCGTTACGTGGAGATCTGGAACCTGGTCTTCATGCAGTACGAGCGCGGCGCCGGCGAGGGCAAGGAAGACTTCCCGATCCTCGGCGACCTCCCGTCGAAGAACATCGACACGGGTCTGGGCCTCGAACGTCTCGCCATGATCCTGCAGGGCGTACAGAACATGTACGAGACCGACACCCTGCGCGTCGTCATGGACAAGGCCACCGAGCTCACCGGCGTCCGCTACGGCGCCGACCACGCCTCCGACGTCTCCCTGCGCGTCGTCGCCGACCACATCCGTACGTCCGTGATGCTCATCGGCGACGGTGTCACCCCCGGCAACGAGGGCCGCGGCTACGTCCTGCGCCGCATCATGCGCCGCGCCATCCGCAACATGCGGCTGATGGGCGCCACCCAGCCCGTCGTCGCCGAGCTGGCCGATGTGGTCATCACGACCATGGGCGAGCAGTACCCGGAACTGCTGACCGACCGCAAGCGCATCGAGACCGTCGCCGTCTCCGAGGAAGCCGCCTTCCTCAAGGCCCTCAAGGGCGGCACGAACATCCTCGACACCGCCGTTACGGAGACCAAGGCCGCCGGCGGCAAGGTCCTCGCCGGTGACAAGGCGTTCCTGCTCCACGACACCTGGGGCTTCCCGATCGACCTCACCCTGGAGATGGCCGCCGAGCAGGGCCTGTCCGTGGACGAGGACGGCTTCCGCCGCCTCATGAAGGAGCAGCGGGACCGGGCCAAGGCCGACGCCAAGGCCAAGAAGACCGGGCACGCCGACGTCTCCGCCTACCGCCTGGTCGCCGACCAGTCCGGCACCACGGAGTTCACCGGCTACACCTCCACCGAGGGCGAGTCGACCGTCGTCGGCCTGCTCGTCGACGGTGTGCCCTCCCCGGCCGCCACCGAGGGCGACGACGTCGAGATCGTCCTCGACCGCACCCCGTTCTACGCCGAGGGCGGCGGCCAGCTCGCCGACACCGGCCGCATCAAGCTGCACTCGGGCGCCGTCGTCGAGGTCCGCGACGTCCAGCAGCCGGTCCCCGGCGTCTCCGTCCACAAGGGAACGGTCCAGGTCGGCGAGGTGACGCTCGGCGCCTCCGCCTACGCCGTCATCGACCAGAAGCGCCGCCGCGCCATCGCCCGCGCCCACAGCGCCACGCACCTCACGCACCAGGCGCTGCGCGACGCGCTGGGCCCGACGGCCGCCCAGGCGGGTTCGGAGAACTCGCCCGGCCGCTTCCGCTTCGACTTCGGCTCGCCGAACGCCGTACCCGGCACGGTCCTCACCGACGTCGAGCACAAGATCAACGATGTGCTCGCCCGGGAACTCGACGTCCAGGCCGAGGTCATGAGCATCGACGAGGCCAAGAAGCAGGGCGCCATCGCCGAGTTCGGCGAGAAGTACGGCGAGCGGGTCCGTGTCGTGACCATCGGTGACTTCTCCAAGGAGCTGTGCGGCGGTACGCACGTCCACAACACCGCCCAGCTGGGTCTGGTGAAGCTGCTCGGCGAGTCGTCGATCGGCTCGGGCGTACGGCGTATCGAGGCCCTGGTCGGCGTGGACGCGTACAACTTCCTCGCCAGGGAGCACACGGTCGTCGCGCAGCTCCAGGAGCTGGTCAAGGGCCGCTCGGAGGAGCTGCCGGAGAAGATCTCCGGGATGCTCGCCAAGCTCAAGGACGCCGAGAAGGAGATCGAGAAGTTCCGCGCGGAGAAGGTCCTCCAGGCCGCCGCCGGACTCGCCTCCGGTGCCCAGGACGTACGCGGTGTCGCTCTCGTCACCGGCCAGGTGCCGGACGGCACGTCGGCCGACGATCTGCGCAGGCTGGTCCTGGACGTCCGCGGCCGACTGAATCAATTGGCGGGGGCGGGCGACCGCCCGGCCGTCGTGGCCCTGTTCACCACCGCCAACGGACGCCCGCTGACGGTCATCGCCACCAACGAAGCCGCCCGCGAGCGCGGCCTCAAGGCCGGCGAGCTGGTCCGTACGGCCGCCAAGACCCTCGGCGGCGGCGGTGGCGGCAAGCCGGACGTCGCCCAGGGCGGCGGCCAGAACCCTGACGCCATCGGCGACGCCGTGGCCGCCGTCGAACGCGCAGTCGGCGAGATCGCCTGA
- a CDS encoding type II 3-dehydroquinate dehydratase — MTRRVLVLNGPNLGRLGSREPDVYGATSYAGLVEECGRLGKGLGFDVDVRETNDEGEMIRWLHEAADGSIPVVLNPGAFTHYSYGMRDAAAQRTAPLIEVHISNPYTREEFRHTSVVAAVASGTIAGFGIGSYRLALRALADELDG, encoded by the coding sequence GTGACGCGACGGGTCCTGGTCCTCAACGGGCCCAACCTCGGCAGGCTCGGCTCGCGCGAACCCGATGTGTACGGGGCGACTTCGTACGCCGGGCTCGTCGAGGAGTGCGGGCGGCTCGGCAAAGGGCTCGGCTTCGACGTCGACGTACGCGAGACGAACGACGAGGGCGAGATGATCCGGTGGCTCCACGAGGCCGCGGACGGGTCAATTCCGGTCGTTCTCAACCCCGGTGCGTTCACGCACTATTCGTACGGGATGAGGGACGCGGCGGCCCAGCGCACCGCTCCGCTGATCGAGGTGCACATCTCGAACCCGTACACACGCGAGGAATTCCGGCACACCTCGGTGGTCGCTGCCGTCGCCAGCGGGACGATCGCGGGCTTCGGCATCGGCTCGTACCGGCTCGCTCTGCGCGCCCTCGCCGACGAACTCGACGGCTGA
- the mltG gene encoding endolytic transglycosylase MltG: MTEYGRGAGHEPWHPEDPLYGDQGWAGQQAVQGQGPYGGQPQHYQQEPQQQPQHPQQPYYGGQQPQYNDQQQYANGGWDTGQQQGAVPYGMNPADPYSGQQPAYGGAEHPDYYAAPDAYPPPQPPNQRRTVPEQAPEPEWDADLEGPEEHPFFAGGNDDDDDDGYDDSREPRRGRGGDRRGKTKKKKSRNGTACLFVALVLVGGGGGVAYFGYQFWQEQFGAAPDYTGAGSGSTQVEIPQGAGGYEIGSLLEKAGVVKSQGAFVAAQNKNPKGKNIQAGVYTLNKKMSADNAVTEMLKPSSRNALIIPEGWRNVRVYAMIDKRLDLKAGTTEDVAKAKSKDLGLPEWAAGHPNVKDPLEGFLFPASYPVAKNAKPEDVLKRMVARANQEYGKQDMEAEAKKLGLDGPWELVTVASLVQAEGKTDKDFRRMAEVVYNRLKPTNTQTNQLLQFDSAFNYLMGQSEIEISESEINSNKDPYNTYTRKGLTPGPIGNPGNEALAAALKPTADGWLYFVATDGQHKTEFAKTYSEFQELKNKFNESQGSD; this comes from the coding sequence ATGACTGAGTACGGCCGGGGCGCAGGCCACGAACCGTGGCATCCCGAGGACCCGTTGTACGGGGACCAGGGATGGGCAGGACAGCAGGCCGTACAGGGCCAGGGTCCGTACGGCGGCCAGCCGCAGCACTACCAGCAGGAACCGCAACAACAGCCGCAGCATCCGCAGCAGCCGTACTACGGCGGCCAGCAGCCCCAGTACAACGACCAGCAGCAGTACGCCAACGGCGGCTGGGACACGGGCCAGCAGCAGGGAGCCGTGCCGTACGGCATGAACCCCGCCGACCCCTACAGCGGCCAGCAGCCCGCCTACGGCGGCGCGGAGCACCCCGACTACTACGCCGCCCCGGACGCGTACCCCCCGCCGCAGCCCCCGAACCAGCGCCGCACGGTGCCGGAGCAGGCGCCGGAGCCGGAGTGGGACGCCGACCTCGAAGGTCCGGAGGAGCACCCTTTCTTCGCGGGCGGCAACGACGACGACGATGACGACGGGTACGACGACTCGCGAGAGCCGCGTCGGGGCCGGGGCGGTGACCGCCGCGGAAAGACCAAAAAGAAGAAGAGCCGCAACGGCACGGCGTGCCTGTTCGTCGCGCTGGTCCTGGTGGGCGGAGGCGGCGGCGTCGCCTACTTCGGTTATCAGTTCTGGCAGGAGCAGTTCGGTGCGGCGCCGGACTATACGGGCGCTGGATCCGGTTCCACGCAGGTGGAGATCCCGCAGGGCGCCGGCGGCTACGAAATCGGCAGCCTTCTTGAGAAGGCGGGCGTCGTAAAGAGCCAGGGTGCCTTCGTCGCCGCCCAGAACAAGAATCCCAAGGGTAAGAACATTCAGGCAGGGGTGTACACCCTCAATAAGAAGATGTCCGCAGACAATGCGGTCACGGAAATGCTCAAGCCCAGCAGCCGAAATGCTCTGATCATTCCCGAGGGCTGGCGGAATGTGCGCGTCTACGCCATGATCGACAAACGCCTGGACCTCAAGGCCGGTACCACCGAGGACGTCGCCAAGGCGAAGTCCAAGGACCTCGGGCTGCCCGAGTGGGCGGCTGGGCACCCGAATGTCAAGGACCCGCTGGAAGGTTTCCTCTTCCCCGCGAGCTATCCGGTCGCGAAGAACGCGAAGCCCGAGGACGTCCTCAAGAGGATGGTCGCTCGCGCAAACCAGGAATACGGCAAGCAGGACATGGAGGCGGAGGCCAAGAAGCTGGGGCTCGACGGGCCCTGGGAATTGGTCACGGTCGCCAGTCTGGTGCAGGCCGAGGGTAAGACGGACAAGGACTTCCGTAGAATGGCCGAGGTCGTTTACAACCGCCTGAAGCCCACCAATACTCAAACGAATCAGCTGCTCCAGTTCGACTCTGCCTTCAATTACCTCATGGGTCAGAGTGAAATCGAGATCAGCGAGTCCGAGATCAACAGCAACAAGGACCCGTACAACACCTACACGCGGAAGGGCCTGACCCCTGGGCCCATCGGCAACCCCGGCAACGAGGCGCTGGCCGCGGCCTTGAAGCCGACCGCGGACGGCTGGCTGTACTTCGTGGCGACCGACGGTCAGCACAAGACGGAGTTCGCCAAGACCTACTCCGAGTTCCAGGAGCTGAAGAACAAGTTCAATGAAAGCCAGGGAAGTGACTGA